One window from the genome of Paenibacillus azoreducens encodes:
- a CDS encoding DUF4190 domain-containing protein: protein MDPYSSGQFNQFQQMPPMQPPKTNGKAITALVLGILSLMIPYVGFILGIIAIVLASLAFKEIRQRNEGGKGLAVGGLVCGIIGTALYGIIILIVVLALIAVGASDSYYDVLSTIPNWNIA, encoded by the coding sequence TTGGATCCATATTCATCGGGACAATTCAACCAATTTCAACAAATGCCGCCCATGCAGCCGCCTAAAACCAACGGTAAAGCCATCACAGCGCTTGTACTCGGCATTCTCAGCCTTATGATTCCTTATGTCGGCTTCATTTTGGGCATTATTGCGATTGTGCTTGCCAGCCTGGCATTCAAGGAGATCAGACAAAGAAATGAAGGCGGTAAGGGCTTGGCGGTCGGTGGATTGGTATGCGGCATCATCGGCACGGCTTTATATGGTATTATCATTCTGATTGTGGTCCTGGCCCTGATCGCGGTTGGCGCTTCGGACAGCTATTATGATGTCCTTTCTACAATACCGAATTGGAATATAGCTTAA
- a CDS encoding AraC family transcriptional regulator, whose translation MERPLSLQEPMDMPDRFFPIKVHHCIANEYGRTLFTHHWHNHIEFLYFTKGSALIEINSVPFEVGEGDLVVVNAKDLHYGVSQCDDLVYYAMIVDIKLLHSHSVDAIETKFITPISQNQIIFESKITGDEQIITCISSLIGELNRRELGYELSIKSYLYRILTILLRSYGTSKMTTEDDLLRLKNLERFTPVFQYIEEHYHEDLTVELLSGLAGLSRFHFSRLFKELTGRTVTDYINTLRINKSEYLLRNSRLNISEIALSTGFKDIYYFSRSFKKYKHVSPSEMRKSFHE comes from the coding sequence ATGGAAAGACCCCTTTCTCTTCAGGAACCAATGGATATGCCAGACCGTTTCTTCCCCATCAAGGTTCATCATTGCATTGCAAACGAATACGGTAGAACGCTGTTTACCCATCATTGGCATAATCACATAGAATTCTTGTATTTTACGAAGGGTTCTGCCCTTATAGAAATCAATTCCGTTCCCTTTGAGGTAGGCGAAGGCGATCTGGTTGTCGTCAACGCCAAAGATCTTCATTATGGGGTAAGCCAATGCGATGATTTGGTCTATTATGCGATGATCGTCGATATCAAGCTGCTGCACAGCCACTCGGTTGATGCCATCGAAACGAAATTCATTACACCGATTTCACAGAACCAAATTATTTTCGAAAGCAAAATAACCGGGGATGAGCAGATTATCACCTGCATCTCTTCTTTGATTGGGGAGCTGAACCGTCGAGAGCTGGGATACGAGCTGTCCATCAAATCCTATTTGTACCGGATCCTGACCATTCTCTTGCGCAGTTACGGCACCAGCAAAATGACAACCGAAGACGATCTGCTGCGCCTGAAAAATCTTGAACGGTTCACGCCGGTTTTTCAATATATTGAGGAACACTATCACGAAGACTTAACCGTAGAACTGCTCTCCGGTCTGGCCGGACTCAGCCGTTTTCATTTCAGCAGATTGTTCAAGGAATTGACAGGCCGAACCGTAACCGACTATATTAATACGCTGCGGATCAATAAATCAGAATACTTGCTGCGCAACTCGCGTTTGAACATTTCCGAAATCGCATTATCTACAGGCTTTAAAGATATCTATTATTTCAGCCGTTCTTTTAAAAAATACAAACATGTCTCGCCGTCCGAAATGCGTAAAAGCTTCCATGAATGA
- a CDS encoding Gfo/Idh/MocA family protein, whose product MSKIRVGIIGAGSISESHMNSYHNNPDAEIVAICDLKEDRAQAAAKKYGAQHTYTDYNELLANPEVDAVSICTWNNSHAEISIAAIKAGKHVLVEKPLCRTVEEALDVQKTVRENNKILQVGFVRRYDPNISLLQSFKEKDEFGELYYAKASILRRLGNPGGWFADKERSGGGPLIDIGVHVIDLCWYMLGKPKVKSVTGNVYQKLGNRSNVKFLSFYKAADYDANKNTVEDLANALIRFENGASLMVDVSYSLHTQKEETALKIYGTKGGFEIDPGLVIASEKHDVMVNIEPQVDNKGFNFVAAFQNEIDQFILNIQNNREPISPVEDGVELMKILTAIYESAEKGVEIQL is encoded by the coding sequence ATGAGCAAAATTAGAGTGGGTATTATCGGTGCAGGTTCCATTTCAGAGTCACACATGAATTCTTATCACAACAATCCTGATGCCGAAATTGTGGCCATTTGCGACTTGAAAGAGGACAGAGCACAGGCAGCGGCCAAGAAATACGGCGCCCAGCACACATATACGGATTACAACGAGCTGCTGGCGAATCCTGAGGTTGATGCCGTAAGCATCTGTACTTGGAATAATTCGCACGCTGAAATCAGCATCGCGGCCATTAAGGCAGGAAAACATGTGCTGGTGGAAAAACCGCTCTGCCGTACCGTCGAAGAGGCTCTGGACGTACAGAAAACCGTACGCGAAAACAATAAGATTCTGCAAGTCGGCTTCGTACGCCGCTATGATCCGAACATCTCGCTGCTCCAAAGCTTTAAGGAAAAAGATGAATTCGGGGAACTCTATTATGCCAAAGCCTCCATTTTGCGCCGTTTGGGGAATCCGGGCGGCTGGTTTGCGGACAAGGAACGTTCCGGCGGCGGACCGCTGATCGATATTGGCGTACACGTCATCGACTTGTGCTGGTATATGCTCGGCAAGCCAAAAGTGAAATCGGTTACAGGAAACGTATACCAAAAACTTGGCAATCGTTCCAACGTCAAATTTTTGTCCTTCTACAAGGCGGCCGACTATGATGCCAATAAAAATACGGTCGAGGACCTGGCAAATGCATTGATTCGTTTCGAGAACGGCGCTTCGCTGATGGTGGATGTCAGCTACTCTCTGCATACCCAAAAGGAAGAGACAGCACTTAAGATTTATGGCACCAAAGGTGGATTCGAAATTGATCCTGGGCTGGTCATCGCTTCGGAGAAACATGACGTTATGGTAAACATCGAACCGCAAGTCGATAATAAAGGCTTTAATTTCGTGGCAGCCTTCCAAAATGAAATCGATCAGTTTATTCTTAATATTCAAAACAACAGAGAGCCGATCAGCCCTGTTGAGGACGGCGTGGAATTGATGAAAATTTTGACGGCCATTTATGAATCCGCTGAAAAAGGAGTGGAAATCCAGCTATGA
- a CDS encoding sugar phosphate isomerase/epimerase family protein, with translation MKIGVSTYSLYRPIHEGKITVLEAIGKIAEMGGEHVEIVPVGYTLTDNPELVDQIVAKAKEVGIDISNYAIGANFALDSEDEVVKEIERVKKEVDIAARLGVKLMRHDVASRSDISIKQFNSEVGRLAEACRQIADYAAQYGITTSVENHGYYIQASDRVQTLVEAVDRSNFKTTLDVGNFMCVDEDPVIAVRKNLPYASIVHIKDFYLRPASQNPGEGWFTTAGGNYLRGAIAGHGDINLRESIRLIKESGYDGYLSIEFEGMEDAYQGTRIGLENVKRFWDEA, from the coding sequence ATGAAAATCGGAGTAAGCACGTACAGCCTGTATCGTCCCATTCATGAAGGTAAAATCACGGTCCTGGAAGCAATCGGAAAAATTGCGGAGATGGGCGGCGAGCATGTGGAGATCGTGCCGGTAGGCTATACGCTGACCGACAATCCGGAGCTGGTGGACCAAATCGTAGCCAAAGCCAAAGAGGTTGGCATCGACATTTCGAACTATGCCATCGGTGCGAATTTTGCCTTAGACAGCGAAGATGAGGTTGTGAAAGAGATTGAACGAGTCAAAAAAGAAGTGGATATCGCAGCGCGTCTCGGCGTGAAGCTGATGCGCCATGATGTTGCCAGTCGCAGCGACATTTCCATCAAACAATTTAACAGTGAAGTCGGACGTCTGGCGGAAGCATGCCGCCAAATCGCGGATTACGCGGCACAGTACGGCATTACGACCAGCGTGGAAAACCACGGATATTACATTCAAGCAAGCGATCGCGTCCAAACATTGGTGGAAGCCGTGGATCGTTCCAACTTCAAAACAACGCTGGATGTCGGCAACTTCATGTGCGTTGATGAGGATCCGGTCATTGCCGTACGCAAAAATCTCCCTTATGCATCCATCGTGCATATTAAAGATTTTTATTTGAGACCCGCCTCGCAAAATCCGGGAGAGGGCTGGTTTACTACGGCCGGCGGCAACTACCTGAGAGGGGCCATCGCCGGACATGGCGATATCAACTTGCGCGAATCGATCCGTTTGATCAAGGAATCCGGTTATGACGGCTATCTGTCAATCGAATTCGAGGGCATGGAAGATGCATACCAGGGAACCCGGATCGGACTTGAAAATGTAAAACGCTTCTGGGATGAAGCCTAA
- a CDS encoding sugar phosphate isomerase/epimerase family protein, translating into MNNKIGVIVDSFRVGVREGLQRAKKVGADGVQIYAVSGEMDPANLSAAQRKELKDYIASLGLEISALVGDLGGYGFQDKSVNAEKIEKSKRILDLAVDLGTSVVTTHIGIVPEDKNSEIYQNMHDACAELAAYATSMNAFFAIETGPEPSARLKDFLDGLGSKGVSVNFDPANMVMVTGDDPVQGVYNLKDYIVHTHAKDGIRLREVPAHYVYESLGYDAPVNENNTIVPGEGQYFREVPLGEGGVKWTEYLNALKDIGYTGYLTIEREVGDDPEADISKAVQFLKQFRG; encoded by the coding sequence ATGAACAATAAAATTGGTGTCATTGTGGACAGCTTCCGTGTAGGCGTCAGAGAAGGGCTGCAGCGCGCCAAAAAGGTCGGGGCGGACGGAGTACAGATTTATGCGGTTAGCGGCGAAATGGACCCGGCAAACCTGTCTGCGGCGCAGCGTAAAGAGCTGAAAGACTATATTGCTTCGCTTGGATTGGAAATTTCCGCGCTTGTCGGCGATTTGGGCGGATACGGATTTCAGGATAAAAGCGTCAATGCCGAAAAAATCGAAAAATCCAAACGGATTCTCGACTTGGCTGTCGATCTGGGCACGTCCGTTGTAACTACGCATATCGGAATCGTGCCTGAAGACAAGAATAGCGAAATCTATCAAAACATGCATGATGCTTGTGCGGAACTTGCTGCGTATGCAACAAGCATGAATGCATTCTTCGCCATCGAAACGGGTCCGGAACCTTCGGCAAGATTGAAGGATTTCTTGGATGGGCTTGGTTCCAAAGGCGTATCGGTTAACTTTGACCCGGCCAATATGGTCATGGTTACCGGCGACGATCCAGTGCAAGGTGTATATAACCTGAAGGATTACATCGTGCACACTCATGCGAAGGACGGAATCCGTTTGCGTGAAGTGCCTGCACATTATGTTTACGAATCTCTCGGTTATGATGCTCCAGTGAATGAAAACAACACGATCGTACCTGGCGAAGGGCAATATTTCCGTGAAGTTCCGCTCGGCGAAGGCGGCGTGAAATGGACGGAGTACCTGAACGCTCTGAAGGACATTGGCTACACAGGTTACCTGACGATCGAACGCGAAGTCGGCGATGATCCGGAAGCGGACATCTCCAAAGCAGTGCAATTTTTGAAACAATTTAGAGGTTAA
- a CDS encoding SRPBCC family protein has product MANGLLPDIRHTGVFNAPIDKVWKAVATSDGLAAWFMPNDFEPVVGHEFHLNAGPYGMSPCKVTEIDPPHRLSFDWGKDWQLTFELKDMDGKTEVTIIHSGWSEDTVTEFGQPHTIIRGNMDKGWEGLHRKLGTFVEG; this is encoded by the coding sequence ATGGCAAACGGATTGCTGCCGGACATCCGGCATACGGGCGTTTTTAACGCGCCGATTGATAAGGTATGGAAGGCTGTTGCCACATCCGATGGATTGGCCGCATGGTTCATGCCCAATGATTTTGAGCCTGTCGTCGGTCATGAATTTCACCTCAATGCAGGTCCGTATGGAATGTCTCCATGCAAAGTAACGGAAATTGACCCGCCGCACCGCCTTTCGTTTGATTGGGGGAAGGATTGGCAGCTGACATTCGAATTAAAGGATATGGATGGGAAAACGGAAGTAACGATCATTCATTCCGGATGGAGCGAAGACACGGTTACGGAATTCGGACAACCGCATACGATCATACGCGGAAACATGGATAAAGGTTGGGAAGGACTGCATCGCAAATTGGGAACGTTTGTTGAGGGATAA
- a CDS encoding ArsR/SmtB family transcription factor, whose translation MGEPQAKHDVFQAIADPTRRQMLKLLADEEMPVTAISGHFPMSRTAVSKHLRILSEAGLVKDRRVGRENRYRLNPEPLHELKQWYAYFERFWENKMAALQYLVESDQPDEASKG comes from the coding sequence ATGGGAGAGCCGCAAGCAAAGCATGATGTTTTTCAAGCGATAGCGGATCCGACCCGCAGGCAGATGCTAAAACTTCTTGCGGATGAAGAGATGCCGGTGACGGCCATTAGCGGGCATTTCCCGATGAGCCGGACCGCGGTGTCCAAACATCTCCGGATTTTGTCGGAGGCGGGGCTCGTTAAGGACCGCAGGGTTGGAAGGGAAAACAGGTACAGGCTGAATCCGGAGCCGCTGCACGAATTGAAGCAATGGTATGCTTATTTTGAACGGTTCTGGGAGAATAAAATGGCTGCGCTGCAGTATTTGGTAGAATCGGATCAACCGGACGAAGCTAGTAAAGGATAA
- a CDS encoding helix-turn-helix transcriptional regulator, whose product MSQQLDISTRDKILQLLKTKGELSAKEITEFIGITSMAVRRHINTLEKEGLIEFKTIRQPMGRPTAIYFLTEQADSFFPNKYYALTLDLLGELENDAGSDMVDRLFDRRGESLRKSHAAKMHGKSFAEKVEVLAEIQNENGYMVELEKKNEDEYTLMEYNCPISQIAKKYNHACACEMKLFESLLGAEVGRTECLAKGDKKCAYTIKNKKELPQ is encoded by the coding sequence ATGAGTCAACAACTGGATATTTCAACCCGGGACAAAATCCTGCAGCTGCTGAAAACCAAAGGCGAGCTCAGTGCCAAGGAAATTACCGAGTTCATCGGGATCACAAGCATGGCCGTTCGCAGGCATATCAATACGCTGGAAAAGGAAGGTCTGATCGAATTCAAAACGATACGCCAGCCGATGGGCCGCCCTACTGCGATTTACTTTTTGACGGAGCAAGCCGATTCCTTTTTTCCGAATAAATATTACGCTTTAACCCTGGATTTGCTTGGTGAGCTTGAAAACGACGCCGGCTCCGACATGGTGGACCGATTGTTCGACCGCCGCGGCGAATCGCTCCGCAAAAGCCATGCAGCGAAGATGCACGGCAAAAGCTTTGCGGAAAAAGTCGAAGTTCTCGCCGAAATCCAGAATGAAAACGGATATATGGTTGAACTTGAGAAGAAAAATGAAGATGAATATACCCTGATGGAATATAACTGCCCTATATCTCAAATCGCTAAAAAATACAATCATGCCTGCGCCTGCGAGATGAAGCTGTTCGAATCCCTCCTCGGCGCCGAGGTTGGCCGTACGGAGTGTCTGGCAAAAGGCGATAAGAAATGTGCTTATACGATCAAAAACAAAAAGGAACTTCCGCAGTAA
- a CDS encoding DUF362 domain-containing protein → MAYVITSACIDEKAADCVDVCPVDCIEEGPDQYFIDTDICIECGACEVACPVGAVYYDADLPEEEKGFIEKAENFYKNK, encoded by the coding sequence ATGGCATACGTTATTACTTCGGCTTGCATCGATGAAAAAGCAGCCGATTGCGTAGATGTTTGTCCTGTAGATTGCATCGAGGAAGGTCCGGATCAATATTTTATCGATACCGACATTTGCATTGAATGCGGGGCATGCGAGGTAGCTTGTCCTGTCGGCGCGGTATATTATGATGCGGATTTGCCTGAAGAGGAAAAAGGCTTTATCGAAAAAGCCGAAAACTTCTATAAAAACAAGTAA
- a CDS encoding Mrp/NBP35 family ATP-binding protein, whose protein sequence is MTKDELVAAIAHIKDDEHRLPLTELGLIRDITTHKDYAAMTLLLAPDAASREEEYKEQITQAVKKTGITDVHIRFKAISNEEKNDIIAIKLNKSVRRAPTLMSSPLVAGDSGVTFIAVASGKGGVGKSTVTVNLAAALAKQGKRVGIIDADIYGYSIPNMLGIKELPQKQGNRIVPVESQGIKVISTGFFVQGNKPVVWRGPMLGKMLGTFLNEVEWGPLDYMILDLPPGTGDVALDVHNRIPNCAEILVTTPHGTAHHVAARAGEMAIQTNHPILGVIENMSYFTDPAGERHYLFGRGGGQKLAEQLNTKLLAEVPIQSMDVSGDDSSIPALFSENSVQWHIFTELAKNIIQTQKD, encoded by the coding sequence TTGACGAAAGATGAACTGGTCGCGGCTATCGCCCATATCAAAGATGATGAACATCGGTTGCCGCTAACGGAACTCGGGCTCATCCGTGACATCACGACGCATAAGGATTATGCCGCGATGACGTTGCTCCTAGCCCCTGACGCCGCTTCCCGCGAGGAAGAATATAAAGAGCAAATTACGCAGGCGGTGAAAAAGACAGGAATTACCGATGTGCATATCCGCTTCAAAGCTATTTCAAACGAAGAAAAAAATGATATTATAGCTATTAAGCTGAATAAATCGGTTCGCCGCGCACCGACGCTGATGAGCTCGCCTTTGGTTGCCGGGGATTCAGGCGTCACCTTTATCGCGGTCGCAAGCGGCAAAGGCGGGGTCGGAAAATCGACCGTAACCGTCAACCTCGCTGCCGCTTTAGCCAAGCAAGGGAAACGTGTGGGCATTATTGATGCGGATATTTACGGTTACAGCATTCCGAATATGCTAGGAATCAAGGAATTGCCGCAAAAGCAGGGCAACCGGATCGTTCCTGTGGAAAGCCAAGGCATTAAGGTCATTTCGACCGGGTTTTTCGTTCAGGGCAACAAACCTGTCGTCTGGCGCGGACCGATGCTTGGCAAAATGCTTGGCACCTTCCTGAATGAAGTGGAATGGGGACCGCTTGATTATATGATTCTCGATTTGCCGCCGGGAACGGGCGACGTGGCATTGGATGTACATAACCGGATTCCGAATTGCGCGGAAATTCTGGTTACGACGCCTCATGGGACCGCACATCATGTGGCGGCGCGGGCCGGCGAAATGGCCATTCAAACGAACCATCCGATTCTTGGCGTGATCGAAAACATGTCCTATTTTACGGACCCTGCAGGTGAGCGCCATTACTTGTTCGGACGCGGTGGCGGCCAAAAGCTGGCCGAACAGCTGAATACCAAGCTGCTGGCGGAAGTCCCGATTCAATCCATGGATGTTTCGGGCGACGATTCTTCCATCCCTGCCCTGTTCTCTGAAAACAGTGTCCAGTGGCATATTTTCACGGAACTGGCAAAAAACATCATTCAAACACAAAAAGATTAA
- a CDS encoding IS701 family transposase, producing MSHTYTLTQHRNWYNIFRQWKLPLYFSKSVMSHITHFVDGMLSSGFTGTLTDIHRESLHHRDRRSLSHFLSHGKWDEQFLKDIVRNIAYQQVKFSAKHNNSPIFVLVDDTVCEKTKPSSQAVDSIQGSAFHHSHLKGKKVYGHAVVEAMLRAGDVVYPFATERYESKSKSKIDLVCDMIRQVPRSHHPTYVLMDSWYPSASVLQVSSEQGFHVISGLKTNRIIYPQGIRQSIKEFASFISKSDTDLVTIGVDSYRVYRYEGKLNLLDNGVVLFCWKEGEELNPKQVKAFLSTDVSLTNKQILSYYSKRWSIETYFRAAKVHLGLDRYQVRSTKAIDRYWALLSFVSMCCIYSGQGNLLDGLHQYRREKKQHWIEYVYKQALSGVALAQIQTQLRAA from the coding sequence ATGTCTCATACGTATACGTTAACACAGCATCGCAATTGGTACAATATCTTTCGGCAATGGAAACTCCCGTTGTATTTTTCCAAATCTGTAATGAGTCACATCACTCACTTTGTAGATGGCATGTTGTCATCTGGATTTACAGGTACCTTAACAGACATACATCGTGAAAGCTTGCACCATCGGGATCGCAGAAGCTTAAGCCATTTTTTATCCCATGGGAAGTGGGATGAACAGTTCCTGAAGGACATCGTACGTAATATCGCCTATCAGCAAGTCAAATTCAGCGCCAAACACAATAACAGTCCGATCTTTGTCCTCGTAGATGATACGGTGTGTGAAAAAACCAAACCTTCGTCACAGGCGGTTGACTCGATCCAGGGATCAGCCTTTCACCACTCTCATCTCAAGGGCAAGAAGGTCTATGGTCATGCTGTAGTGGAAGCCATGCTTCGGGCGGGTGATGTCGTATATCCTTTTGCAACAGAACGTTATGAATCCAAAAGCAAGAGCAAGATTGATCTGGTTTGTGACATGATTCGGCAAGTGCCCAGGTCTCATCACCCTACGTACGTATTAATGGACTCGTGGTATCCTTCAGCCTCTGTTCTTCAGGTGAGTAGCGAGCAAGGATTCCATGTCATTAGTGGTCTGAAGACCAATCGCATCATTTACCCCCAAGGGATTCGCCAATCCATTAAAGAATTTGCTTCGTTTATTTCGAAGTCTGATACCGATCTCGTGACCATCGGAGTAGACTCTTATCGCGTTTATCGATACGAAGGAAAGCTCAATTTGCTGGATAATGGAGTCGTTCTTTTCTGCTGGAAAGAAGGAGAAGAACTGAACCCAAAGCAAGTAAAAGCTTTTCTAAGTACAGATGTTTCTCTAACCAACAAGCAAATTCTGAGCTATTACAGCAAGCGATGGTCGATTGAAACGTATTTTCGAGCGGCGAAGGTCCACCTCGGCTTGGATCGATATCAGGTTCGATCTACGAAAGCGATCGATCGCTACTGGGCGCTGCTATCTTTTGTTTCGATGTGCTGCATTTACAGCGGTCAGGGCAATCTTTTGGATGGATTGCACCAATATCGACGAGAAAAAAAGCAACATTGGATTGAGTATGTCTATAAACAAGCTCTATCCGGAGTAGCTCTCGCTCAAATTCAAACACAGCTTAGAGCTGCATAG
- a CDS encoding globin: protein MRKLVEAFYPRVVEHPLLAPLFPEDIHPVMDKQEMFLTQYFGGPQLYTMKEGHPRMRARHIRFPITPDRATAWLSCMQQAMDEVIDDKMLREQMMERLAMTAYFFVNTDEQEADY from the coding sequence ATGCGCAAACTTGTCGAAGCATTTTATCCGAGAGTTGTTGAGCATCCGCTGCTGGCACCTTTGTTTCCCGAGGATATTCATCCGGTGATGGATAAGCAGGAGATGTTTTTGACCCAATATTTTGGCGGCCCTCAGCTTTACACGATGAAGGAAGGGCATCCCCGCATGAGAGCCAGACATATACGGTTTCCGATCACCCCTGACCGGGCGACGGCATGGCTGAGCTGTATGCAGCAGGCGATGGATGAGGTCATCGATGACAAAATGCTGCGCGAGCAAATGATGGAGCGTCTGGCCATGACCGCCTATTTCTTTGTGAATACGGATGAACAGGAAGCCGACTATTAA
- a CDS encoding NADPH-dependent FMN reductase, with product MKLVGISGAIIGTKTAIVVNKVLEEVKKLDPEIETELLDMKEYDVQFCDGRDPSAYTGDTKKVIDSVISSDFCLIGTPIYQASMSGVLKNLFDLIPPSALQQKVIGFVATGGTYQHYLVIENQLKPIAGFFRSYVAPGYVYVHDDHFNEFREIIDPDVLERIERLASELVFMQKRLKTEA from the coding sequence ATGAAGCTGGTTGGTATATCAGGGGCGATCATTGGAACCAAAACCGCCATTGTCGTCAATAAAGTATTGGAAGAAGTAAAGAAGCTTGATCCGGAAATCGAAACCGAACTGCTGGATATGAAGGAATATGATGTCCAGTTTTGTGACGGACGCGATCCATCCGCTTACACCGGAGATACCAAGAAAGTGATCGACAGCGTTATCTCCAGCGATTTTTGCCTTATCGGCACACCGATCTATCAAGCCTCTATGTCGGGCGTACTTAAAAATTTATTTGATCTCATTCCGCCATCGGCACTGCAGCAAAAGGTGATTGGATTCGTAGCGACGGGGGGGACTTACCAGCATTATCTCGTGATCGAAAATCAGCTCAAGCCGATCGCAGGCTTTTTCCGGTCCTATGTGGCCCCGGGTTATGTATATGTGCATGATGATCATTTTAACGAGTTCAGAGAAATTATCGATCCCGATGTGCTGGAAAGGATTGAGAGGCTTGCTTCAGAGCTTGTATTTATGCAAAAACGTCTGAAGACTGAGGCATAA
- a CDS encoding M15 family metallopeptidase, translating into MRKKYAATFIVAVLIVGGGLFAWGQNHASDAGSTVVEKAPVLSQQKQNQEKQAAQQDRKTAAASDTKTQKPSQSTNGKAVSSGQAVNSKTSVHQSSGDKSSESAAKGSSKTGGKNNFINTYSVEHVVSNPESIAVLVNKTYRLPAGYVPSDLVYPNVPFTFSEKLEKRKMRREAAVALEKMFAAAKKDGISLAGVSGYRSESRQTTLYNNYAKKDGVKAADTYSARSGHSEHQTGLAIDVSGITGKCAAQSCFSGTKEAKWLAEHAQEYGFIIRYPEGKDAITGYKYEPWHIRYVGTKLADEVTSRYMTLEQYFGSSVPVSK; encoded by the coding sequence ATGCGTAAAAAATACGCGGCCACTTTTATCGTGGCTGTATTGATTGTTGGGGGAGGCCTTTTTGCATGGGGGCAAAACCATGCCTCAGACGCAGGGAGTACAGTGGTAGAGAAGGCGCCAGTGTTGTCGCAGCAAAAGCAAAATCAGGAAAAACAAGCCGCTCAACAAGATCGGAAGACGGCGGCAGCATCCGACACAAAAACGCAGAAACCATCCCAGAGCACAAACGGTAAGGCCGTTTCATCCGGACAAGCTGTCAATAGCAAGACGTCTGTTCATCAGTCTTCGGGAGACAAGTCAAGCGAGAGCGCTGCTAAAGGATCGAGTAAGACTGGCGGCAAAAATAATTTTATCAACACATACAGTGTGGAACATGTGGTATCCAATCCGGAAAGCATCGCGGTGCTGGTGAATAAAACCTACCGGCTTCCCGCAGGTTATGTGCCATCCGATCTGGTGTATCCTAATGTTCCTTTCACTTTTTCCGAGAAGCTTGAGAAACGCAAAATGCGCAGGGAAGCGGCGGTTGCCCTCGAGAAGATGTTTGCAGCCGCGAAAAAGGATGGGATAAGCCTGGCGGGAGTGTCCGGATACCGTTCGGAATCCCGGCAAACGACATTGTACAACAACTATGCCAAAAAGGACGGAGTAAAAGCTGCCGATACGTACAGCGCCCGTTCGGGACACAGCGAGCATCAAACCGGTCTGGCGATCGACGTGTCGGGAATCACTGGCAAATGCGCGGCACAAAGCTGTTTTTCAGGTACCAAGGAAGCCAAATGGCTGGCCGAACATGCGCAAGAATACGGATTTATCATCCGGTATCCGGAAGGCAAGGATGCGATTACCGGTTACAAATACGAGCCATGGCATATCCGGTATGTGGGAACGAAGCTTGCTGACGAGGTCACCAGCCGCTACATGACCCTGGAGCAGTATTTCGGCAGCTCAGTCCCTGTATCCAAGTAA